The window atgatACCCCTGTTGCAAAATGGTGAACATTTATATACATAATAAATACATCATAATTCATATTTGCGCTACTTTCCACAGATGGCGTGCTTTGACAGCAGTAAGGAAAGTCTGGAGGACAGCTTTGATGGGGCTGCTGGTGGAAAGCTCTCCGGTTGTGCTTTGGCTATGTCGGAAAAAGAACGGGAGTCTCTTCTTAACCCATCAGAAAGCCCCAGCACATATATGAGTGGTGCCTCATCTAGTTTTCAGGATGCCACTCACCAGCAAGGCTACGACGTGGAGTTTGATCCACCCTTAGAAAGCAAATATGAGTGCCCTATCTGTCTAATGGCTTTAAGGAATGCTATTCAAACCCCCTGCGGTCATCGATTCTGCAAGATCTGCATTGAGAAGTCCATCCGGTAAGCTTTCATGCTTAAAAGAACTGATTACTACTTAACCTATCGCACATATCTTCACACAAGCACCACAATGTTTGTAACCGAGCAAGTTGTCATGTTAGTAATGCAAAATGTCATTCGTGTACTGTGCATGATGTAGGCTCTGATGTTCTTGAaactcatttctgttttcttgcATACAGTGATGCGGGACAAAGATGCCCTGTGGACAATGAAATGCTGTCAAAGGAGCAGCTGTTTCCTGATAACTTTGCCAAGCGGGAGATTCTTTCACTGACTGTTCGCTGCTCCAACCCTGGCTGTACTGGGAAAATGGAGCTCAGGCATTTAGAGGTGAGGGTTCTAAGCATATATcaacaataatttaaaaaacaaatataaattgTTGTCAGTTAAATACTGTCAGCATCCTCCGGTGTTCATGATGAATGGCTGATTACGTGGTACAAAACCAAGTAATTTTTTAAGAATCTTTTCTCTTTCCCCAGGATCATTTGGCACATTGTCAGTTTGCAACTGTGCCTTGTCCACACTGCCAACAGTCTGTGAGAAAGACCATTTTGGAGGAACATATGACTGCTGAGTGCAGAAGGAGACCTGTGTCATGTCCTGACTGCATAGAAACTTTTGTCTACGAAGAGAGAGAGGTAGTCTTGGCTCTCGAATTGGGAAATCCCTCAGCTTGTATTCGCTGCAAACAAATCTCCTCATAAAATGGTTTTTGTCTCCTTGTAGCGCCATGAACAGCAGTGTCCTTTTGCCAGCGTGATGTGCCCGTACTGTGACATGGATCTCGTTAGAGACCAGGTCAGTGATACAAGAAGTGTGTCTCCAATAAATCAGTGGAGTTTGCTATGTTTCGGTTTTACACCATTATAGAATCGTTGTAAAACTCAAGATTATAGTAAAGtcattgactttttttttcagatggaATCTCACTGTGATACTGATTGCCCTATAGCCCCCATTGCCTGTACTTTTAGCTTGTTTGGATGTAAGGAAAGGGTAAGTACTTGGAATGACAGCTGTCCTTTGTCATCGGTAACAACCACAACATGAACTGCTCGCCTCCACAGATGCAGCGTCACGACCTCGCTCGGCACATGCAGGATTTCACGCAGATGCACATGCACTACATGGCGGATTTTCTACGCGGCCTCAACCTCAATGGCACAACACCCAAACCCCTGGGTGCAATAGGACATTCTATTTCCTTCGAGGACCATGGAGCATCAGCGTCATCCTGTGACAAAGGAGTGTCGAGCAGCAACTGCGCCCCCTGCCAGCCAAATGAGGAGACGCAGAGACTGAGGGAGATGGATAGACGATTGGTGAAGCAAGATCACCAGCTGCGTGAgctcatcattttaaaagaaacccAGGTAAAGGATATCAATTAAGCACACAGGAATAGTTGAAAGCTCTTTTTTGAATTGCATAAGTAAACTCAATGGGATAGTTGTTTCCTAGATCACCTGACTCACTGCCTGTGATTTGTTGATTTCCCTTGTTTGATAGGGATCCTTCATCTCAATCTCATACCTTTGCGGGATCAGAAGCCATTAACCACCTTAATATTATTAGAACTTACTGTTAGGTGTCTCCgaactttcaaaataagagcacaTATTGCCGGGACTTCCATGAATCCTCGATAAGGAAACATTTTTCTGA is drawn from Takifugu flavidus isolate HTHZ2018 chromosome 2, ASM371156v2, whole genome shotgun sequence and contains these coding sequences:
- the traf6 gene encoding TNF receptor-associated factor 6, whose product is MACFDSSKESLEDSFDGAAGGKLSGCALAMSEKERESLLNPSESPSTYMSGASSSFQDATHQQGYDVEFDPPLESKYECPICLMALRNAIQTPCGHRFCKICIEKSIRDAGQRCPVDNEMLSKEQLFPDNFAKREILSLTVRCSNPGCTGKMELRHLEDHLAHCQFATVPCPHCQQSVRKTILEEHMTAECRRRPVSCPDCIETFVYEERERHEQQCPFASVMCPYCDMDLVRDQMESHCDTDCPIAPIACTFSLFGCKERMQRHDLARHMQDFTQMHMHYMADFLRGLNLNGTTPKPLGAIGHSISFEDHGASASSCDKGVSSSNCAPCQPNEETQRLREMDRRLVKQDHQLRELIILKETQAGQLAELGRRVSMLEETVRELESQHCTGIFIWRLKDFSVLLRNQEAGLPVVEHSPAFYTGRPGYKLCLRLHLQSPNAQRCSNFISLFVHTMQGAFDGLLTWPFQGTIRLAILDQGPEGQHHVEVMETKPDLQAFQKPTIIRNPKGFGYVTFLHLQHLNQRAYVKDDILLIRCEVTPRFDNMFHRDGITVQPRGPEASMMRD